A genomic region of Planococcus kocurii contains the following coding sequences:
- the mutM gene encoding bifunctional DNA-formamidopyrimidine glycosylase/DNA-(apurinic or apyrimidinic site) lyase, producing the protein MPELPEVEGVVRQIRPVSIGKKIEAVTVSDIIRLSKANGKEAIIKRMEADRFVDSLTGAQIVRVERRSKYIYFTLRKDHEFLLVNHLGMSGAWFYVDQLQSIPEDKFRRHVHVILTLSDGNLLAFSDIRRFGEMRVLQEEAEFPPLLLMAPEPFEPGAREHFLAIAESAKYQNKAIKELIMDGQIISGCGNIYATEALFKTKIHPKRAARRISRRRKVELFESIVAILLESIEAGGSTISDYRNINGESGSMQDRFGMYGKKQCMVCGTMTKTLKIGGRASVYCPTCQK; encoded by the coding sequence ATGCCTGAACTTCCAGAAGTAGAAGGTGTCGTTCGGCAGATCCGCCCTGTTTCTATTGGTAAAAAAATTGAGGCAGTAACGGTATCGGACATTATTCGCTTATCGAAAGCGAATGGCAAAGAAGCAATCATTAAGCGGATGGAAGCCGACCGTTTTGTTGATAGCTTAACAGGAGCGCAAATTGTCCGTGTCGAGCGACGCAGCAAATATATTTACTTTACATTGCGAAAAGACCATGAATTTTTATTAGTTAATCATTTGGGAATGTCAGGAGCTTGGTTTTACGTCGACCAGCTTCAGTCTATTCCGGAAGATAAATTCCGGCGACACGTTCATGTCATTTTGACATTGAGCGATGGCAACTTACTAGCGTTTTCGGATATTCGTCGTTTTGGGGAAATGAGGGTATTGCAAGAAGAGGCAGAATTCCCTCCTTTACTGCTGATGGCACCGGAGCCTTTTGAGCCAGGTGCACGAGAACATTTTTTGGCGATAGCTGAGAGTGCTAAATATCAAAACAAAGCAATCAAAGAACTTATTATGGACGGCCAAATTATTTCGGGCTGCGGTAACATTTATGCAACAGAAGCCCTTTTTAAAACGAAAATACATCCCAAACGAGCGGCTAGACGCATTAGTCGGAGACGAAAAGTAGAACTATTTGAGTCAATTGTTGCTATTTTGCTAGAAAGCATAGAAGCAGGCGGAAGTACGATTTCGGATTACCGCAACATCAATGGTGAATCAGGCAGCATGCAAGATCGTTTTGGTATGTATGGAAAAAAACAGTGTATGGTTTGTGGCACGATGACGAAGACGCTGAAAATCGGAGGTCGGGCATCTGTATATTGCCCAACTTGCCAGAAATGA
- the dnaI gene encoding primosomal protein DnaI, which produces MEPISETLKRVVNAPAFSERYGEMRKEVLAHAGVQKFLENHADEIDAPTIDRGLHKLYEYIDQSHDCNKCPSLDGCINHLKGFEPNLVLERGTIGISYTKCRSKDIHDNKRHASSLIHSMYMPKEVMQATLDGFELDDSRMEAFRAVGDFLDQATGPDNLPEKGLYLYGQFGIGKSYLLSAVANELAEINVKSVLVFVPEFMREMKQAIGDQTLQEKVDYVKKADVLMLDDIGAEAMSSWTRDEVLGTILHYRMSEKLPTFMSSNFSYTELEYHLTYSQRGEKEDLKAARIMERIRALTSPVKLDGRNRRN; this is translated from the coding sequence ATGGAACCGATTAGCGAAACCTTAAAACGTGTAGTCAATGCCCCTGCTTTTTCTGAGCGTTATGGTGAAATGCGTAAAGAAGTATTGGCGCATGCAGGAGTTCAAAAATTCTTGGAAAATCATGCAGATGAAATTGACGCACCTACTATTGATAGAGGGCTTCACAAGTTATACGAATACATCGACCAATCCCATGATTGCAACAAATGCCCTAGCTTGGATGGCTGTATTAATCATTTAAAAGGTTTTGAGCCGAATCTTGTATTAGAACGTGGAACTATCGGGATTTCGTATACAAAATGTCGCTCAAAGGATATTCACGACAACAAACGCCATGCATCTTCTTTAATCCATAGCATGTATATGCCAAAAGAAGTGATGCAAGCGACACTGGACGGCTTTGAATTAGATGACAGTCGCATGGAAGCGTTTCGAGCGGTTGGTGATTTCCTCGATCAAGCAACGGGTCCTGACAATTTACCTGAGAAAGGATTGTATCTTTATGGACAATTCGGTATTGGGAAATCGTACTTATTGAGCGCAGTGGCCAATGAACTGGCTGAGATCAATGTGAAATCTGTGTTGGTGTTCGTTCCAGAATTTATGCGAGAAATGAAACAGGCGATTGGTGATCAAACATTGCAGGAAAAAGTGGATTATGTGAAAAAAGCAGACGTCTTGATGCTAGATGACATTGGAGCTGAAGCAATGTCAAGCTGGACACGAGACGAGGTACTTGGAACAATTCTCCATTACCGGATGTCTGAAAAACTGCCAACATTTATGTCGTCAAACTTTAGCTATACCGAGCTGGAGTACCATTTAACCTATTCGCAGCGCGGAGAAAAAGAAGATTTAAAAGCGGCGCGCATTATGGAACGAATTCGTGCATTAACGAGTCCAGTTAAACTTGATGGACGCAATCGAAGAAATTAA
- a CDS encoding replication initiation and membrane attachment family protein yields MTAYYKELQPADPFRIRLPYPFSNYDRQLLTLLYQPMIGAEAIALYLTLWAEGEATSEESSHYTLMNMLGNSISKIFDARIQLEAIGLLRTYKNQSSERSFIYELCPPLDPKTFFMDPLLSMFLFSKIGETSYRKVRKRFAIETEIPTDYEEVSRTFTDIFQPVHAKAGYPAKKKDLQERKNGGYSTESDFDFGLLQQGLSEQLVPKRVLTGSIKAYIAKLAFLYSWDPLEMQTVVLMAIDDNYKLTTDLLKKAATEHYKMKVSTTAPQLVPVHKATEPIEATDETSKTKEDELLVYLETAAPIQVLRDIADGHEPLPSDVELANQLVTFHKMETAVVNVLLHYVLLRTDMKLTKAYVEKIASHWLRKNITTAKDAMEIARVEHTQYMKWKSEGSLTTIAKPFTGNQKPLREERLPEWFHKKDDVPVAKAEPRNESLEVEKQKLLAKLALKKGKGG; encoded by the coding sequence ATGACTGCATATTATAAAGAGTTGCAGCCTGCTGATCCATTTCGAATTCGCTTACCTTATCCGTTTTCAAATTACGATCGGCAACTTCTAACATTGCTCTATCAACCTATGATTGGTGCGGAAGCCATTGCATTGTATTTAACTTTATGGGCTGAAGGAGAAGCGACTAGTGAAGAGTCGAGTCATTATACATTGATGAATATGTTGGGGAATTCTATTTCGAAAATATTTGACGCTAGAATCCAGTTAGAAGCAATTGGATTGCTTAGAACGTATAAAAATCAAAGCAGTGAGCGTTCTTTCATCTATGAACTGTGTCCGCCACTCGATCCAAAAACGTTTTTTATGGATCCGTTATTGTCTATGTTTTTATTTAGTAAAATTGGTGAAACGTCTTACCGAAAAGTTCGTAAACGTTTTGCCATCGAAACGGAGATTCCGACTGATTACGAAGAAGTGTCAAGAACCTTTACCGATATTTTTCAACCAGTTCATGCCAAAGCAGGCTATCCCGCTAAGAAAAAAGATTTACAAGAACGAAAAAATGGGGGATACAGCACGGAATCAGATTTTGACTTTGGTTTATTGCAACAAGGGCTTTCCGAGCAATTAGTTCCCAAACGTGTATTAACGGGCAGCATAAAAGCCTATATTGCCAAATTGGCTTTTTTGTATAGTTGGGACCCGCTTGAAATGCAAACAGTTGTCTTAATGGCGATTGATGACAATTACAAATTGACGACTGATCTTTTAAAAAAAGCAGCAACCGAGCATTACAAAATGAAAGTGTCCACTACAGCGCCGCAACTGGTTCCTGTACATAAAGCAACAGAACCTATTGAAGCAACAGACGAAACGTCAAAAACAAAAGAAGATGAGTTATTGGTTTATTTAGAGACTGCAGCTCCTATCCAAGTACTGAGAGATATTGCGGATGGTCACGAACCGTTGCCGTCAGATGTGGAACTAGCAAACCAATTAGTCACTTTCCACAAGATGGAGACAGCGGTTGTAAATGTATTGCTTCACTATGTGTTGCTACGAACCGATATGAAGCTAACCAAAGCATATGTGGAGAAAATCGCTTCGCACTGGCTACGCAAGAATATTACAACCGCAAAAGATGCAATGGAAATTGCCCGTGTCGAGCACACGCAGTATATGAAGTGGAAGTCTGAAGGCTCGCTAACGACTATCGCCAAACCATTCACAGGCAATCAAAAGCCGCTGCGTGAAGAACGATTGCCGGAATGGTTCCATAAAAAAGACGATGTACCTGTTGCTAAAGCAGAGCCAAGAAACGAAAGCTTAGAAGTAGAAAAACAAAAACTTCTTGCGAAACTTGCGCTGAAGAAAGGAAAAGGTGGTTAA
- the coaE gene encoding dephospho-CoA kinase (Dephospho-CoA kinase (CoaE) performs the final step in coenzyme A biosynthesis.), whose product MIIGLTGSIASGKSTVSEMLKNLGYPIIDADLVARLVVEPGSDTLGQIALAFGDEILREDGTMDRAKLGEIIFNDPASRKILNDIIHPAIRQEMLRQRQDFLAQGFKTIIMDIPLLFESRLQHLVDKILVVSVTEKNQFARLVERNNFTEKEARARISSQLPMSVKEDGADAVIYNNGTLNETESQLNRILANWQTSLEKE is encoded by the coding sequence ATGATCATTGGATTGACAGGTAGCATTGCCAGTGGAAAAAGTACCGTATCCGAAATGTTAAAAAATTTAGGCTATCCGATTATTGATGCGGATCTTGTAGCGCGGTTAGTAGTAGAACCAGGTTCTGACACCTTAGGACAAATCGCTTTAGCATTTGGCGATGAGATACTGCGCGAAGACGGAACGATGGACCGTGCAAAACTAGGCGAAATCATTTTTAACGATCCGGCAAGTCGCAAAATATTGAACGATATTATTCATCCGGCAATTCGTCAGGAAATGCTCCGGCAGCGGCAGGATTTTTTGGCGCAAGGATTCAAGACCATCATCATGGATATTCCGTTATTATTTGAGAGCCGCCTACAGCACTTGGTCGATAAAATTTTAGTGGTCAGTGTTACCGAAAAAAATCAATTTGCTCGGCTAGTGGAACGCAACAACTTTACTGAAAAAGAGGCGCGAGCACGTATTAGTTCACAACTGCCAATGTCTGTAAAAGAAGATGGAGCGGATGCGGTTATCTACAATAACGGTACATTGAACGAGACGGAAAGCCAATTAAATCGAATTTTAGCAAATTGGCAAACCAGCCTTGAAAAAGAATAA
- the polA gene encoding DNA polymerase I translates to MERGNFVAKKILLLDGNSLAYRAFFALPLLTNENGIHTNAVYGFTMMLQKIIEEEKPTHMIVAFDAGKTTFRHKTFSEYKGGRQKTPPELSEQFPYLRKVIDAYGIKRYELNNYEADDIIGTLSLEAEQAGDEVVIISGDKDMTQLASSTTTVFITRKGITDIEKYTVEHIKEKYGLTPNQIIDMKGLMGDASDNIPGVPGVGEKTALKLLAAHGSVEGVYEAIDLQKGKMKEKLVANEDLAYISKQLATIERHAPIEISIEELSYAGPNQDELVKVWTELAFKSLLEKMEYTAEETVKEELHFEVLTAIDPAILKDEMAVHLELYDEHYHSCDLLGVSLATETETYVIPMTVVEQSEEFNRWFKDPSKKKFMADSKAATAAFLRMGIELKGVDFDLMLGAYIVNPSLTYTDMASIVQEYGYRDVSTNEQIYGKGAKKKVPEETILNEHIARKARTIWKVRPLVMEKLEENEQFDLYDKLELPLATVLGQMESLGVKVDRDQLSEMGKELSHKLEKIESDIHGLAGQEFNINSPKQLGVILFEKLGLPALKKTKTGYSTAADVLEKLEGQHEIISHILMYRQLGKLLSTYIEGLLKEVHEDGKVHTRFQQALTTTGRLSSTNPNLQNIPVRLEEGRKIRKAFIPSEPDWVMVAADYSQIELRVLADMSEDERLVQAFKDDRDIHTTTASDVFHVPVEQVTGDMRRAAKAVNFGIVYGISDYGLSQNLSIPRKEAADFIERYFTSFPGVKSYMTTIVADAKRDGFVTTLMNRRRYLPDITSSNFNLRSFAERTAMNTPIQGSAADIIKKAMIDMDAALEREGMQTRMLLQVHDELIFEAPPEELEKLMKLVPEVMEHAVKLIVPLKVDIANGATWYDTK, encoded by the coding sequence ATGGAGAGGGGTAATTTTGTGGCAAAGAAAATACTTTTATTAGATGGCAATAGCTTGGCATATCGTGCGTTTTTCGCCTTGCCGCTATTGACCAATGAAAATGGCATTCACACGAATGCTGTCTATGGATTTACGATGATGCTTCAAAAAATAATCGAAGAAGAAAAACCAACGCATATGATTGTGGCGTTTGATGCAGGCAAAACGACTTTCCGTCACAAGACATTTAGTGAGTATAAAGGCGGGAGACAAAAGACGCCGCCTGAGTTGTCGGAACAATTTCCTTATCTGAGAAAAGTGATTGATGCTTACGGCATTAAACGCTATGAATTGAACAATTACGAAGCGGACGATATTATCGGAACTTTGAGTCTTGAAGCAGAACAAGCGGGTGATGAAGTTGTGATTATTTCTGGAGATAAGGATATGACGCAATTGGCATCATCAACGACGACCGTCTTTATCACGCGAAAAGGGATCACGGATATCGAAAAGTACACAGTCGAGCATATTAAAGAAAAATACGGCCTGACACCCAATCAGATTATTGATATGAAAGGTCTGATGGGCGACGCATCGGATAATATTCCGGGTGTGCCAGGTGTCGGCGAAAAAACAGCGCTAAAATTATTAGCAGCACACGGTTCAGTTGAAGGTGTCTATGAAGCAATTGACTTGCAAAAAGGCAAGATGAAAGAAAAACTAGTCGCCAATGAAGATCTTGCTTATATCAGCAAGCAACTGGCGACCATAGAACGACATGCCCCCATTGAAATTAGCATTGAAGAATTGAGTTATGCTGGACCAAATCAAGACGAATTGGTAAAAGTATGGACGGAATTGGCATTTAAATCTTTACTAGAAAAAATGGAATATACAGCAGAAGAAACAGTTAAAGAGGAATTGCACTTCGAGGTACTGACTGCCATTGACCCAGCTATATTAAAAGACGAGATGGCTGTTCACCTAGAGTTATACGATGAACATTACCATAGCTGTGATTTACTTGGTGTTTCTTTAGCGACGGAGACAGAAACCTATGTAATTCCAATGACAGTTGTTGAGCAATCAGAAGAATTCAACAGGTGGTTTAAAGATCCATCGAAAAAGAAATTTATGGCAGACTCAAAAGCAGCAACTGCCGCATTTTTACGTATGGGCATTGAATTAAAAGGTGTCGATTTTGACTTGATGCTAGGTGCTTATATTGTGAATCCGTCGTTAACTTATACGGATATGGCGAGTATTGTCCAAGAGTACGGTTATAGAGACGTATCAACAAACGAACAAATCTACGGCAAAGGTGCTAAAAAGAAAGTGCCGGAAGAAACGATTCTAAACGAGCATATTGCTAGAAAAGCACGCACTATCTGGAAAGTCCGGCCATTAGTTATGGAAAAACTCGAAGAAAACGAGCAATTTGATTTATACGACAAATTAGAATTGCCACTGGCGACAGTTTTAGGTCAAATGGAGTCACTAGGCGTCAAAGTCGATCGCGATCAATTGTCCGAAATGGGCAAGGAATTGTCTCATAAACTCGAAAAAATTGAATCGGATATACATGGGCTGGCCGGACAAGAATTTAATATCAATTCCCCTAAGCAATTAGGTGTCATCCTGTTTGAAAAACTTGGATTACCAGCTTTAAAGAAAACCAAAACCGGTTACTCAACAGCAGCAGATGTTCTAGAAAAACTAGAGGGGCAGCACGAGATCATCTCGCATATTCTCATGTATCGTCAATTGGGCAAACTATTATCCACTTATATAGAAGGATTGCTAAAAGAAGTACACGAAGACGGCAAAGTCCACACCCGGTTCCAACAGGCTCTTACAACAACTGGTCGACTTAGTTCAACTAATCCGAACTTGCAAAATATCCCGGTGCGCCTTGAAGAAGGACGGAAAATCAGGAAAGCCTTTATTCCTTCAGAGCCGGACTGGGTAATGGTCGCAGCGGATTATTCACAAATTGAATTGCGTGTCTTGGCAGATATGTCGGAAGATGAGCGTCTCGTGCAAGCTTTTAAAGATGACCGAGATATTCATACAACAACGGCTAGCGATGTTTTTCATGTTCCTGTAGAACAAGTGACAGGCGATATGCGAAGAGCTGCTAAAGCCGTTAACTTCGGAATTGTTTATGGCATTAGTGATTATGGTTTGTCTCAAAACTTAAGCATTCCACGGAAAGAAGCAGCAGACTTTATTGAACGTTATTTCACAAGTTTTCCTGGCGTCAAAAGTTATATGACAACGATTGTGGCAGACGCAAAGCGTGATGGATTTGTCACGACATTGATGAACCGGAGACGCTATTTACCGGATATTACGAGTTCTAACTTTAATTTGCGCAGCTTTGCAGAGCGTACAGCGATGAATACGCCGATTCAAGGGAGTGCAGCGGATATTATTAAAAAAGCGATGATTGATATGGATGCAGCACTCGAGCGTGAAGGGATGCAAACACGTATGCTGTTGCAAGTACACGATGAATTAATCTTTGAAGCGCCACCTGAAGAATTGGAGAAACTGATGAAATTAGTACCTGAAGTAATGGAACATGCAGTGAAACTAATTGTGCCGTTAAAAGTAGACATCGCCAATGGTGCAACTTGGTACGATACTAAATGA
- the nrdR gene encoding transcriptional regulator NrdR, which produces MKCPACQHNGTRVVDSRPIDEMKSIRRRRECESCGYRFTTFEKVEEMPLIVVKKDGSREEFSREKVLRGVIRACEKRPVSLEVLEEVVFTIEKDLRRAGNPEVKSEEVGELVMNRLATIDEVAYVRFASVYRQFKDITVFIDELKDLLNKTPEDKKID; this is translated from the coding sequence ATGAAATGTCCAGCTTGCCAACATAACGGCACACGTGTTGTCGATTCGCGGCCAATAGACGAAATGAAATCCATCAGAAGGCGAAGAGAATGTGAGTCTTGCGGTTATCGCTTTACGACATTTGAAAAAGTGGAAGAAATGCCACTGATTGTTGTCAAAAAAGATGGCTCGCGTGAAGAGTTCAGCCGTGAAAAAGTTTTGCGTGGCGTTATTCGCGCATGTGAAAAACGGCCGGTATCTCTAGAAGTGTTAGAAGAAGTCGTCTTTACGATTGAGAAAGACCTTCGCCGTGCGGGTAACCCAGAAGTGAAATCTGAAGAAGTCGGAGAATTGGTCATGAATCGACTAGCAACAATCGACGAAGTAGCATATGTTCGCTTTGCTTCAGTGTATCGCCAATTTAAAGACATCACTGTTTTTATTGATGAACTCAAGGATTTGCTAAATAAAACTCCGGAAGACAAGAAAATCGATTAA
- a CDS encoding glyceraldehyde-3-phosphate dehydrogenase, with protein MTVSIAINGFGRIGRMVFRQAILMDDVKITAINASYPAETLAHLIKYDTNHGTFTGDVSSEEDALIVNGKRVQLVSERDPLNLPWKEMGIDIVIEATGKFNSREKAALHLEAGAKKVILTAPGKKEDITIVMGVNDDKLDIDKHDIISNASCTTNCLAPVVKVLNDTFGIENGLMTTIHSYTNDQQNLDNPHKDLRRARACAQSIIPTSTGAAKALSLVLPEMEGKLHGMALRVPTPNVSLVDLVVDLNTAVTIEEVNRAFKEASENSLEGILSLTMEPLVSVDFNSNSDSAIVDGLSTMVIGDRKVKVLAWYDNEWGYSARVIDLTKKVANAMVLVSK; from the coding sequence ATGACAGTTTCTATTGCAATTAACGGATTTGGCCGTATTGGCCGTATGGTTTTCAGACAGGCGATATTGATGGATGATGTTAAAATAACAGCAATCAACGCTTCGTATCCAGCTGAGACCCTGGCGCATTTGATTAAGTATGACACAAATCACGGTACCTTTACGGGTGACGTATCTTCAGAAGAAGATGCTTTAATTGTTAATGGAAAACGGGTTCAATTGGTAAGTGAGCGCGATCCACTGAATTTGCCATGGAAAGAAATGGGCATTGATATCGTTATCGAAGCAACTGGGAAATTCAATTCACGTGAAAAAGCAGCGCTGCATTTAGAAGCAGGAGCTAAAAAAGTGATTTTGACAGCGCCTGGAAAAAAAGAAGATATCACAATCGTTATGGGAGTTAATGATGACAAACTAGACATTGATAAGCATGATATCATTTCCAACGCTAGCTGTACGACCAATTGTCTAGCGCCTGTTGTAAAAGTGCTGAATGATACATTTGGAATTGAAAATGGCTTGATGACGACCATCCATTCTTACACAAACGACCAGCAGAACTTAGATAACCCGCACAAAGATCTTCGGCGCGCGCGTGCTTGTGCACAATCCATTATTCCAACTTCTACGGGTGCTGCGAAAGCGCTATCATTGGTGTTGCCTGAGATGGAAGGGAAACTTCATGGTATGGCATTACGAGTGCCAACTCCAAATGTATCCTTAGTCGATTTAGTTGTTGACTTGAACACAGCAGTGACAATTGAAGAAGTTAATAGAGCTTTCAAGGAAGCTTCTGAAAATAGCTTAGAAGGAATTTTGAGCTTGACGATGGAACCATTGGTTTCTGTTGATTTTAATAGCAATTCAGATTCGGCAATTGTTGATGGATTATCGACGATGGTTATTGGCGATCGCAAAGTAAAAGTTTTGGCATGGTACGATAACGAGTGGGGCTATTCAGCACGTGTAATCGACTTGACTAAAAAAGTTGCCAATGCGATGGTTCTTGTTTCTAAATAA
- the speD gene encoding adenosylmethionine decarboxylase: protein METMGRHVIAELWQCDFDKLNDMDFIEQTFVDAALKSGAEVREVAFHKFAPQGVSGVVIISESHLTIHSFPEHGYASVDVYTCGDLDPTIAAEYIADALGSTSRELVEIPRGMGPVSVEKSKVSVTA from the coding sequence ATGGAAACGATGGGACGTCACGTAATTGCAGAACTTTGGCAGTGTGATTTTGACAAATTAAACGATATGGATTTTATCGAACAAACTTTTGTTGATGCAGCACTCAAATCTGGAGCTGAAGTAAGAGAGGTAGCTTTTCATAAATTCGCACCACAAGGTGTTAGCGGAGTTGTGATTATCTCAGAATCTCACTTAACTATTCACAGTTTTCCAGAACACGGCTATGCGAGTGTAGATGTTTACACTTGCGGCGATTTAGATCCGACTATTGCAGCGGAATATATCGCAGACGCACTAGGTTCAACATCACGCGAACTTGTAGAAATACCACGCGGTATGGGACCAGTAAGTGTTGAGAAATCCAAAGTTTCAGTAACAGCATAA